A genomic stretch from Eptesicus fuscus isolate TK198812 chromosome 15, DD_ASM_mEF_20220401, whole genome shotgun sequence includes:
- the LOC129151731 gene encoding LOW QUALITY PROTEIN: uncharacterized protein LOC129151731 (The sequence of the model RefSeq protein was modified relative to this genomic sequence to represent the inferred CDS: substituted 2 bases at 2 genomic stop codons) has translation MGQSTSTPLSLTLGRWSEVKGRAQNLSLIIKKSKWQTFCSSEWPNFKVGWPPEGSFHLPLIREVRNLVFQPGRHGHPDQEPYILVWQDLCENPPAWVKPFLPPDSFSRSSVSASEPAILPVKPALPSSPPSVPPVLPDSQPDLFLLDPPPPPYASAGAPRRDQGPPPAPGPVPPPMSPTAASPDSTLEATTLPLRPFGPMVDNGEGGEMPALQYWPFSSSDLYNWKNNNPPFSEDPTRLTGLVESLMFSHQPTWEDCQQLLGTLFTTEERDRILLEARKNVRGRDGRPTQLPNVIDDIFPLTRPNWDPNSPEGREHLSSYRQALVAGLRAASRRPTNLAKVREVVQGPTESPAVFLERLMEAYRRFTPFDPQSEDQRASVAMAFIGQSATDIRRKLQRLEGLQDLTLRDLVKEADKVFHKRETEEEKEERKKKEREEREDARDKKRNKELTKILATVVDSGKKQKEKGGSTGPRPSLDPNQCAYCKEHGHWKRDCPKRPKKGLQAKQPALLALDEDXGRRGSDPLPELRVKFSVEGTPIDFEVDTGAVYSVLQAPLGPLSTKRSLVRGANGSRYRAWTTRRTMDLGRGKVHHSFLVIPDCPAPLMGRDLLTKLKARITFDPEGPKVEFLSSLVERPVVTALTMSVEDEYRLYNSPVEKQDMTTWLEEYPDAWAEKAGLGLAENQPPVVVTLKTSAAPIRVRQYPMSREAREGIRPHIQKLIQEGVLRPCQSAWNTPLLPVKKPGTGDYRPVQDLREVNSRVQDIHPTVPNPYNLLSTLQPDRTWYTVLDLKDAFFCLRLCESSQPLFAFEWTDPEAGIAGQLTWTRLPQGFKNSPTIFDEALHQDLGPFRTRHPEVTLLQYVDDLLLAAPSQEECEYGTRSLLQELAQLGYRASAKKAQICRREVTFLGYTLREGKRWLTEARKKTVVQIPVPASRKQLREFLGTAGFCRLWIPGFASLAAPLYPLLKGDVEFSXGPEQQQAFDDIKRALLSAPALALPDVEKPFTLYIEERGGTARGVLTQTLGPWRRPVAYLSKRLDSVAGGWPRCLKAIAAAALLAKDADKLTLGQKLTIIAPHALESIIRQPPDRWLSNARITHYQSILLDKDRVTFGPPSTLNPATLLPDEAADPVLHSCQDILAEEAGIRHDLKDLPLPNSEVTWFTDSSSFLREGKRHAGAAVVSRTKTIWSAGLPEGTSAQKAELIALTRALELAKGKKATIYTDSRYAFATAHVHGAIYQQRGLLTSAGKDIKHKAEILGLLAAVLLPTELAIVHCPGHQKGSDPIAVGNRRADEEAKAAALRGAGVLALVTETQEENLAPTTVKSKEQQATSYLQHVHQLTHLGARKMQELLREQPFSLAATENKRLTEQVAKNCQACQVVNAHQSQTSEGKRLRGNRPGQFWEVDFTEIRPAKYGLRFLLVFVDTFSGWVEAYPTRKETAQVVVKKIMEELFPRFGLPQVIGSDNGPAFVAQVSQGVARVLGINWKLHCAYRPQSSGQVERMNRTIKETLTKLTLETGIQDWTMLLPYALFRARNTPSPSMYNLTPFEILYGTPPPISKMSPATDSNLSPHAPLLARLKALEGIQRFVWKPLASAYQPGDLKVPHSFHVGDSVFVRRHQTHSLEPRWKGPYVVLLTTPTAVKVDGISSWIHASHLKPAPQPGPEWTMERTDNPLKLRLCRKPLPAQSDGR, from the exons ATGGGCCAGAGTACTTCTACTCCTTTGTCCCTGACCCTAGGCCGCTGGTCAGAGGTCAAGGGACGAGCTCAAAATCTTTCCCTTATCATCAAAAAGAGCAAATGGCAGACTTTCTGCTCGTCTGAGTGGCCTAACTTTAAGGTCGGATGGCCCCCGGAGGGGTCTTTCCATTTGCCTCTCATAAGGGAAGTGAGGAATCTTGTTTTTCAGCCTGGCCGACATGGACACCCGGACCAGGAGCCTTACATTTTGGTGTGGCAAGACTTATGTGAAAATCCTCCGGCGTGGGTTAAGCCCTTTTTACCCCCTGATTCCTTCTCTAGGTCGTCAGTCTCCGCTTCCGAACCTGCTATTCTTCCTGTAAAGCCAGCTCTGCCTTCTTCTCCACCCTCTGTTCCCCCGGTTCTCCCGGACTCACAACCTGATCTTTTCCTTCTTGATCCCCCGCCACCTCCTTATGCCTCGGCCGGAGCACCGCGGCGCGACCAAGGACCTCCTCCGGCACCTGGCCCAGTTCCTCCACCCATGTCCCCGACGGCGGCCTCCCCAGATTCTACTCTCGAGG CCACTACTCTGCCGTTGCGCCCATTTGGGCCAATGGTAGACAATGGGGAAGGGGGGGAAATGCCGGCCCTCCAATATTGGCCCTTTTCCTCCTCAGACCTgtataattggaaaaataataatcccCCTTTCTCTGAAGACCCCACCCGACTAACAGGTCTCGTGGAGTCTCTCATGTTCTCTCATCAGCCCACCTGGGAAGACTGCCAACAGCTACTGGGGACTCTCTTCACCACTGAAGAGAGAGACCGCATACTTCTAGAAGCACGAAAGAACGTCCGGGGACGAGACGGGCGTCCGACGCAGTTGCCGAACGTCATTGATGACATCTTCCCGCTAACGCGCCCTAATTGGGATCCAAATTCTCCAGAAGGTAGGGAGCATCTGTCCTCCTATCGCCAGGCTCTTGTGGCAGGTCTCCGGGCAGCTTCCAGGCGGCCCACCAATTTGGCTAAGGTAAGAGAGGTCGTTCAGGGCCCCACTGAGTCCCCCGCGGTCTTTTTAGAAAGGCTAATGGAAGCCTATCGGAGGTTCACTCCCTTTGACCCGCAGTCAGAGGACCAAAGGGCTTCAGTGGCCATGGCCTTCATTGGCCAGTCCGCTACCGATATACGGCGTAAGTTACAACGCCTAGAAGGATTACAAGACCTCACCCTTAGAGATTTAGTCAAAGAAGCAGATAAAGTTTTTCACAAAAgggaaacagaggaagaaaaggaagagcggaagaaaaaagagagagaggagagagaggatgctagagacaagaaaagaaataaggaatTAACTAAAATCCTGGCCACAGTGGTAGATagtggaaagaaacagaaagaaaagggaggcagTACCGGGCCACGGCCAAGCTTGGACCCGAACCAGTGTGCCTACTGCAAGGAACATGGGCACTGGAAGAGAGACTGTCCTAAGAGACCCAAGAAGGGCCTGCAGGCTAAGCAGCCTGCCCTGTTAGCCCTGGATGAAGATTAGGGGCGACGGGGCTCGGACCCCCTCCCCGAGCTCAGGGTAAAGTTTAGCGTGGAGGGGACTCCCATTGACTTTGAAGTAGACACTGGAGCCGTTTACTCGGTTTTGCAAGCGCCCTTGGGACCACTGTCAACCAAGCGGTCTTTAGTAAGAGGTGCCAATGGGAGCCGATACCGAGCTTGGACTACCAGGAGGACCATGGACCTGGGAAGGGGAAAAGTCCATCACTCCTTCCTTGTGATACCTGATTGCCCGGCCCCATTAATGGGGAGAGATCTGCTCACTAAACTGAAGGCCCGCATCACCTTCGACCCTGAGGGACCCAAAGTAGAGTTTCTGAGTTCCCTGGTAGAACGGCCAGTAGTCACAGCCCTAACTATGTCTGTGGAAGATGAGTATCGCCTGTACAACTCTCCGGTAGAAAAGCAGGACATGACAACCTGGCTTGAGGAGTATCCAGATGCTTGGGCCGAGAAGGCCGGGCTAGGGCTGGCGGAAAACCAACCCCCAGTGGTGGTCACCCTAAAGACCTCTGCAGCACCAATTCGGGTCAGACAGTACCCCATGAGTAGGGAGGCTCGGGAAGGAATTAGACCACACATTCAGAAGCTAATCCAAGAGGGGGTTTTGAGGCCCTGCCAGTCAGCCTGGAACACACCACTTCTCCCTGTCAAGAAGCCAGGAACGGGAGATTACCGACCGGTGCAGGATCTGAGGGAGGTTAATAGTAGGGTACAAGACATACATCCCACTGTACCTAACCCCTACAACCTTCTAAGCACCCTCCAACCTGACAGAACCTGGTATACTGTATTAGACTTGAAAGATGCTTTCTTCTGTCTACGGCTTTGTGAAAGCAGCCAACCATTGTTTGCCTTTGAATGGACTGATCCAGAGGCCGGGATAGCGGGGCAACTGACCTGGACAAGGCTACCCCAGGGCTTTAAGAATTCACCCACCATTTTTGATGAGGCCCTCCACCAGGACCTAGGTCCCTTCAGAACCCGACACCCGGAGGTGACTCTGCTCCAGTACGTAGACGACCTACTGTTGGCTGCACCATCTCAGGAGGAATGTGAGTATGGGACCCGTTCCCTATTGCAAGAACTTGCTCAGCTGGGGTACCGGGCGTCAGCTAAGAAGGCCCAGATATGCAGGCGGGAAGTAACTTTCCTAGGATATACTCTCCGGGAAGGGAAGCGATGGTTGACGGAGGCCCGGAAAAAGACTGTTGTGCAGATTCCCGTACCTGCCTCCAGGAAACAACTCCGAGAGTTCCTGGGGACAGCCGGGTTCTGTAGGCTATGGATCCCGGGGTTTGCATCATTAGCTGCCCCACTTTATCCACTTCTGAAAGGGGATGTGGAATTTTCCTAGGGGCCAGAACAGCAGCAGGCCTTTGATGACATCAAGAGGGCCCTATTGTcagccccagcactggcactCCCCGATGTTGAGAAACCCTTCACCCTCTACATAGAAGAGCGAGGAGGGACAGCCCGAGGAGTCTTAACCCAGACCCTAGGACCCTGGAGGAGGCCAGTGGCCTATCTGTCCAAACGCTTGGACTCGGTAGCAGGAGGATGGCCCCGCTGTCTTAAAGCTATCGCTGCCGCTGCTCTGCTAGCCAAAGATGCCGATAAACTGACTCTAGGacaaaaattgaccatcatagccCCGCATGCTTTGGAAAGCATTATCAGGCAGCCCCCAGACCGGTGGCTCTCAAATGCACGCATCACCCATTATCAGAGCATTTTGTTGGATAAGGATCGAGTAACCTTTGGGCCCCCTTCTACCTTaaaccctgccaccctgctcccgGACGAAGCTGCGGATCCAGTCTTGCACTCCTGCCAAGACATCctggcagaggaagcaggaatcCGCCACGACCTGAAGGACCTTCCATTACCCAACTCAGAAGTAACCTGGTTCACGGACAGTAGCAGCTTCCTGCGAGAGGGTAAGAGACATGCGGGGGCGGCGGTGGTCAGCAGAACTAAGACCATATGGTCAGCAGGGTTGCCAGAAGGGACCTCAGCCCAGAAAGCGGAGCTGATTGCTCTCACAAGAGCCTTAGAATTGGCTAAAGGAAAAAAAGCTACCATCTATACAGACAGCCGCTATGCATTTGCTACTGCTCATGTACATGGGGCCATATACCAGCAAAGAGGACTACTAACCTCAGCCGGAAAGGACATTAAGCACAAGGCTGAAATTCTTGGACTATTGGCAGCAGTTCTGCTGCCCACCGAATTGGCTATAGTCCATTGCCCTGGTCATCAGAAAGGATCAGACCCTATAGCCGTAGGGAATCGGCGGGCGGATGAGGAAGCCAAGGCAGCAGCTCTTCGAGGGGCAGGAGTTCTGGCGCTAGTAACTGAGACCCAAGAGGAGAATCTGGCACCCACGACTGTTAAAAGTAAGGAACAACAGGCAACTTCCTACTTACAGCACGTTCatcagctcactcatctaggtgcCAGAAAAATGCAAGAACTGCTGAGGGAACAACCCTTTTCCTTAGCGGCTACTGAGAACAAGAGGTTGACGGAACAAGTAGCTAAGAATTGCCAGGCCTGTCAGGTTGTGAATGCACATCAAtcccaaacctcagagggtaAGAGACTAAGAGGAAATAGGCCTGGCCAATTTTGGGAAGTAGACTTTACTGAAATCAGGCCAGCCAAATATGGGTTAagatttctcttagtttttgtagatactttctcaggatgggtagaggcctaccccacccggaaggaaacagcccaagtggtgGTAAAGAAGATTATGGAAGAACTTTTTCCTCGGTTTGGACTGCCCCAGGTAATTGGGTCAGACAATGGACCTGCTTTCGTGGCCCAGGTAAGTCAGGGAGTGGCCAGGGTATTGGGGATTAATTGGAAATTACATTGTGCTTATCGTCCCCAAAGTTCAGGGCAGGTAGAAAGAATGAATAGAACAATCAAAGAGACCTTAACTAAATTGACCTTGGAGACTGGCATTCAGGATTGGACCATGCTCCTACCTTACGCCCTGTTCCGTGCCCGGAACACTCCCTCACCCTCCATGTATAACCTCACCCCTTTTGAGATTCTGTATGGAACCCCACCTCCAATCTCGAAAATGTCACCTGCCACAGATTCCAACTTATCACCCCATGCACCTCTGCTTGCCAGGTTAAAAGCCCTAGAGGGAATCCAACGATTTGTCTGGAAGCCTCTAGCCTCTGCTTACCAACCAGGAGACCTCAAGGTGCCACACTCCTTCCACGTTGGAGACTCAGTGTTCGTGAGGAGGCACCAGACCCACAGCTTAGAGCCCCGGTGGAAAGGACCCTACGTAGTGCTGCTGACCACTCCAACTGCGGTGAAAGTAGATGGCATCTCATcatggatccatgcctctcatctCAAGCCTGCCCCACAGCCAGGACCTGAATGGACAATGGAGAGGACTGACAATCCTCTTAAGCTTCGCCTTTGCCGTAAGCCCTTGCCTGCCCAGTCCGATGGCAGGTAA